In Qingrenia yutianensis, the sequence TTTCATTGTTGAATATTGTTGCAAGAGTATCTTGACCCGATGTATCCGCTTTAATCGTAGGCGGTACAGGGGTTGAAATTTCATTAAGAGCAGCAAATTCCGTCCATCCTTTTTTGGGATTTTCAATCTTCGCATCTTTTATAATATCGTAATTCCACGGAATATACGCGCCTTTTTTATAAAGTTCTCTCAAAAGTTCATCGCTATGATACCACTTGTAAACAACCATAATTTTTTCGGGATCTTTTATTTCAAGCGATTTTTTATTGATATATGGGCCTGTGCTTGTGCCTGAATGTTGGAGATATTTGTTGTTAACGTCCTCAACAGGGAGAGGAGCAACTCCCCAGTCGCATTTTGCGGGGAACTGATCGTTTAAAACACCTACATCCCACGATACCGCAAATTTCATACCGATGCCTCCCTCGGCAAATCTTGCCCTTGCGGTGTCGTTGTCTATGTTTTCCGCTCCGGGATAAAAACTTTGGTCAGCCTTTATGTCCATTATCATTTCGATGGGTTTTTGTAAAATTGTGTAGTCGTACTCTCCTTTTGTTGGATTATAATAGCTCCTGCCATAACTTGACATAAGGTTGCACGAAAGTTCCTGATAAACCCAGCTGCCCCATTTGAGCGGAAGAATTATACCGAATTGTTTTTTCGATTTATCGGTAAGCTTTTTAGCGTCCGCACGCAGTTCATCAAACGTTTCTGGCGGTTTAGCCTCACCTTTTTCATCCACTATTCCCGCAGCCTTAAACATTTCTTTATTATAAATAAGACCGTATGTATTTGTTGAAAACGGCAGACAGTAGGTTTTGTCCTTATATGTATGCGTAAAATAATTCAAATGTCCCTCATATCTTTTAACAAGCTCGCTGCCGCCGGGCAA encodes:
- a CDS encoding ABC transporter substrate-binding protein, with translation MKKIAKVMGLALCLALAAGTFSGCGKEKAQDGMTTVTMWTADGGSKAVMVELVNEFNKTIGKENNVILDYEVKEGNLKEQIELALTTNQAPDLFISDGIDKYSENGNIAAIEDLPGGSELVKRYEGHLNYFTHTYKDKTYCLPFSTNTYGLIYNKEMFKAAGIVDEKGEAKPPETFDELRADAKKLTDKSKKQFGIILPLKWGSWVYQELSCNLMSSYGRSYYNPTKGEYDYTILQKPIEMIMDIKADQSFYPGAENIDNDTARARFAEGGIGMKFAVSWDVGVLNDQFPAKCDWGVAPLPVEDVNNKYLQHSGTSTGPYINKKSLEIKDPEKIMVVYKWYHSDELLRELYKKGAYIPWNYDIIKDAKIENPKKGWTEFAALNEISTPVPPTIKADTSGQDTLATIFNNEIWTGKSSAGDCLKRLNKIAADGVKRYKEVNPEYDNSYAILDKWEIKR